In the Myxococcus guangdongensis genome, one interval contains:
- a CDS encoding putative quinol monooxygenase gives MSLLVICEFKTRTGGETEFLRAARALASVAATEPGTLRYQWFTTQKPGHYSIIEEYVDADAAETHNNHVGALLRDLFAVSDLVSISFFGELNAYLREWATGREGVAVNVAL, from the coding sequence ATGAGCCTTCTGGTGATTTGTGAGTTCAAGACACGGACCGGTGGGGAGACGGAGTTCCTCCGAGCGGCGCGGGCATTGGCCTCGGTCGCCGCGACCGAGCCGGGGACATTGCGCTACCAGTGGTTCACCACGCAGAAGCCCGGTCACTATTCGATCATCGAGGAGTACGTGGACGCTGACGCCGCCGAAACACATAACAACCATGTGGGCGCGCTGCTCCGGGACCTCTTCGCGGTGTCGGACCTGGTGTCGATATCGTTCTTCGGGGAACTCAACGCGTACTTGCGCGAGTGGGCGACCGGGCGTGAGGGGGTCGCGGTCAACGTCGCGTTGTGA